A single Candidatus Tanganyikabacteria bacterium DNA region contains:
- a CDS encoding DUF2281 domain-containing protein — MSEVERLLSVFERLPEGARGEVIDFAEFLAQKSGCEGEADEQDRAWLDADLSGLGRWEPYDWGPGGPPKGRPVIWDDARGVFFVEDASDAG; from the coding sequence ATGAGCGAGGTCGAACGGCTGCTGTCGGTCTTCGAGCGCCTTCCCGAAGGCGCCCGTGGGGAGGTGATTGACTTCGCCGAGTTCCTCGCGCAGAAATCCGGTTGCGAGGGCGAGGCTGACGAGCAGGATCGAGCCTGGCTGGACGCCGACTTATCCGGCCTGGGCCGATGGGAGCCCTACGACTGGGGGCCTGGCGGGCCGCCGAAGGGCCGCCCTGTCATTTGGGATGACGCTCGCGGCGTCTTCTTCGTCGAGGACGCGAGCGATGCCGGGTAG